Proteins from one Clostridia bacterium genomic window:
- a CDS encoding DUF4349 domain-containing protein — protein sequence MKKRSLGSILFIILIVTSIMFTGCSSKAPSESAPAAPSEAGFTVVDKETAGVTPTSTSAQMPNRKLIVKLLMQMRVDNIEKSILDAEAMAATVGGYTRESYQNELSGQLTIMIPAGHVDTFTTSLRSLGKVTNSNRKTEDVTDSYFDTQIRIKNLETEIVTMRNLLQKPGWKVSEILEIEREIRRLTDELESLKGYITNLDRQITYSEVQISFEKSQAAIGSISQDGLGYKLLLALKSGINLLVGIVTAILSFIAFILPISPFAVIAYFVFRKPIRRFYKKGQQEPKQ from the coding sequence ATGAAAAAAAGATCTTTAGGATCTATACTTTTTATTATCCTTATAGTCACAAGTATCATGTTTACTGGCTGCAGCAGCAAAGCCCCAAGTGAATCTGCACCTGCCGCACCATCAGAAGCTGGCTTTACAGTAGTAGACAAGGAAACAGCAGGCGTTACGCCGACATCAACATCTGCACAGATGCCAAATCGCAAACTCATAGTTAAGCTGCTTATGCAGATGAGAGTGGATAATATTGAAAAAAGCATTCTCGATGCTGAGGCAATGGCTGCAACTGTGGGTGGCTACACAAGAGAGTCTTACCAAAACGAATTATCAGGACAACTCACGATTATGATTCCGGCAGGACATGTAGATACATTTACTACAAGCCTTAGAAGCCTGGGTAAAGTAACTAATAGTAATCGCAAAACAGAGGATGTAACAGACAGCTATTTCGATACTCAAATTCGAATTAAAAATCTGGAAACTGAAATTGTAACGATGCGAAATCTATTGCAAAAACCGGGCTGGAAGGTCTCAGAGATTTTAGAAATTGAAAGAGAGATACGACGTCTTACTGATGAGCTTGAGTCTTTAAAGGGGTATATAACCAACCTTGATCGCCAAATAACTTATAGCGAAGTTCAAATAAGCTTTGAAAAGAGTCAAGCTGCTATTGGTTCTATTAGTCAGGACGGTCTTGGATATAAATTGTTACTTGCATTAAAAAGTGGGATAAATCTTCTAGTAGGTATTGTTACAGCCATCCTTAGCTTTATTGCATTTATATTGCCGATATCTCCCTTTGCAGTAATTGCTTACTTTGTCTTTCGTAAACCCATTCGTCGCTTCTATAAAAAAGGTCAGCAAGAGCCAAAACAATAA
- the hflX gene encoding GTPase HflX, translated as MDNTEGIKKSLVKRLENLKDLTVEKYQLVSEEIIAEICYVTEETGKEIAVYIDRKGGVLDVSIGDENTVTLKDFSSRRSEESLSGIRCVHTHPNGVGGLSDVDISALKKMKFDIMAAVGVADGKMTNASLAFLGTDSDKQLQTIVMGLYSQDRLMKVNILDIINEAEASLKDIRKLSKEVDSDTERAVLVGIEDEEALDELRELLKTAGGYEVGRMVQSREKKDTAFFIGKGKLKELMLLSQAMDANLVVFDEELSGAQLRNLEEALGLKVIDRTQLILDIFAQRARSREGKLQVELAQLKYMMPRLIGMAQHMSRTGSGIGSRGPGEKKLEVDRRRIRDRLNDLENDLKDVKKHRDLQREGRVSRKVFQVCLVGYTNAGKSTLLNNLAEADIYAKDQLFATLDPTTRKVTLGNGKEVLITDTVGFIRKLPHDLVEAFKSTLEEVLNADLLIHVVDGSNPDYETQVRVVMDVLAELGADDKDTIIAINKIDKCPGKFTAAEYKDVENAVHISAAERMGLPKLISLIEKYSGMQSKTIELLIPYAEGSMVSTIYGSANEVIEEQYREDGIYIKAEVDEISYGRLVKFII; from the coding sequence ATGGACAACACAGAAGGAATAAAAAAATCATTAGTGAAACGGCTGGAGAACCTTAAGGATTTAACTGTCGAAAAGTATCAGCTGGTTTCGGAGGAAATAATTGCAGAGATCTGTTATGTAACGGAGGAAACCGGCAAGGAGATTGCGGTATACATAGACAGGAAGGGTGGAGTGCTTGATGTAAGCATTGGTGACGAGAATACTGTCACTTTGAAGGATTTTAGCAGCAGAAGGTCAGAGGAAAGCTTAAGCGGTATAAGGTGTGTGCATACGCATCCAAACGGCGTAGGAGGACTTTCTGACGTAGATATCTCTGCGTTAAAAAAGATGAAGTTTGATATTATGGCTGCTGTAGGAGTAGCAGATGGGAAAATGACTAATGCAAGTCTGGCTTTTCTTGGAACTGACAGCGATAAGCAGCTTCAGACAATTGTTATGGGCCTTTATAGTCAGGATCGGCTCATGAAGGTTAATATTCTGGATATAATTAATGAAGCAGAAGCAAGCCTTAAGGATATAAGAAAATTAAGCAAAGAGGTTGATAGTGACACTGAGAGGGCAGTGCTTGTGGGCATAGAGGATGAGGAAGCTCTGGATGAGCTCAGAGAGCTGCTGAAAACGGCAGGAGGCTATGAAGTCGGCAGGATGGTTCAGAGTAGAGAAAAAAAGGATACCGCTTTTTTCATAGGAAAAGGAAAGCTTAAAGAGCTTATGCTTCTCAGTCAGGCAATGGATGCGAACCTTGTGGTTTTTGACGAGGAGCTTTCCGGAGCGCAGCTAAGGAATCTGGAAGAAGCTCTGGGGCTTAAAGTGATAGACAGGACTCAGCTTATACTTGATATTTTTGCTCAGAGGGCAAGGTCTAGAGAAGGTAAGCTTCAGGTGGAGCTGGCGCAGCTTAAATATATGATGCCACGATTAATAGGAATGGCGCAGCATATGTCAAGGACAGGCAGCGGTATCGGCAGCAGAGGGCCAGGGGAAAAGAAGCTGGAGGTAGACAGAAGAAGAATAAGGGATAGACTTAACGATTTGGAGAACGACCTGAAGGATGTTAAAAAGCATAGGGACCTTCAGCGGGAAGGCAGGGTATCCAGAAAGGTTTTTCAGGTATGCCTTGTTGGTTATACTAATGCGGGAAAGTCCACGCTGCTTAATAATCTTGCAGAGGCTGACATATATGCCAAGGACCAGCTTTTTGCCACCCTTGATCCTACTACCAGAAAGGTAACTCTCGGTAACGGCAAGGAGGTCCTTATCACAGATACAGTAGGTTTTATAAGGAAGCTGCCCCATGATTTGGTTGAAGCCTTCAAATCAACGCTGGAAGAGGTGCTGAATGCCGATCTTTTGATACATGTGGTTGATGGCAGCAACCCTGACTATGAAACTCAGGTGAGGGTGGTTATGGACGTATTGGCAGAGTTGGGCGCAGATGATAAGGATACAATAATTGCAATTAATAAGATAGATAAATGTCCTGGGAAATTTACTGCAGCCGAGTACAAGGATGTAGAGAATGCTGTGCATATCTCTGCTGCAGAAAGAATGGGTTTGCCTAAGCTGATTTCGCTTATTGAAAAATATTCAGGTATGCAGTCAAAGACTATAGAGCTCTTGATACCATACGCTGAGGGCAGTATGGTTTCCACCATATATGGCAGCGCTAACGAAGTAATAGAGGAGCAATACAGGGAAGATGGAATTTATATAAAGGCTGAGGTGGATGAAATCAGCTACGGAAGATTAGTCAAGTTTATCATTTAG
- a CDS encoding DMT family transporter — MNKNRIGYIYVLLAAFFFALIAVIGKTVMNTGINVFDLLILQNAAAVVFMLAYFAVVDIKKLFLDRSRLKTILIQGLIGSAGTTILFYLALQRMNAGIASMLLFTHPVLVCLYFMATKTRKITITSNLALLSAFFGSIMVINLFNIDITKTPLAGLGFGILSSAAYAFFNIYADIKLKDFEPLVITFYTTFTILVVALILRPGFFRFEFVMTTELLLYICELALVSGILPIIFLYSGINRVGADKASIVATSELPITILMSFFVLGERMGPVQLAGILLIMCSIAILQYEGVLERFFKSYSQ; from the coding sequence TTGAATAAAAATAGAATCGGGTACATTTATGTTTTGCTGGCGGCATTCTTTTTCGCATTAATAGCCGTTATTGGCAAAACGGTAATGAACACCGGGATTAACGTTTTCGATTTGCTAATATTGCAGAATGCAGCAGCAGTAGTATTTATGCTTGCTTATTTTGCGGTAGTTGATATTAAAAAGCTTTTTCTTGATAGGAGCAGGCTAAAGACTATACTGATACAGGGCTTGATAGGCAGCGCAGGTACAACAATTCTTTTTTATCTGGCATTACAGAGGATGAATGCAGGGATTGCTTCCATGCTGCTGTTTACTCATCCTGTACTTGTATGTCTTTACTTTATGGCAACTAAAACCAGGAAGATAACGATAACCAGTAATTTGGCTCTGCTGTCTGCGTTTTTTGGGAGTATAATGGTAATAAATCTGTTCAACATTGATATTACAAAGACACCCCTTGCAGGGTTAGGCTTCGGAATATTGTCCAGTGCTGCGTATGCATTTTTTAACATATATGCAGATATTAAGCTTAAAGATTTTGAACCACTGGTCATAACCTTTTATACTACATTCACAATTCTAGTGGTGGCATTGATACTTCGCCCTGGCTTTTTCAGGTTTGAGTTTGTAATGACTACCGAGCTGCTGCTGTATATATGCGAGCTTGCATTGGTTTCTGGGATATTGCCCATCATATTCCTTTATTCAGGCATAAACAGGGTTGGGGCAGATAAAGCAAGCATAGTGGCAACCTCTGAGCTGCCAATAACGATACTGATGTCATTTTTTGTGCTGGGTGAAAGGATGGGGCCTGTACAGCTTGCAGGGATACTGCTTATAATGTGCTCGATAGCAATATTACAGTATGAGGGAGTACTAGAGAGGTTTTTCAAGTCGTATTCTCAATAG
- the nadE gene encoding NAD(+) synthase: MINVDKVIDEAVEWIKSIVKEAGAKGVVFGLSGGIDSAVVAALCKKAFPDDSLGVIMPCYSNPVDEEHAHLVADALKLETKTVVLNDAFDAMKALLRVQEGDPRLAVANIKARLRMITVYYNAGVRNYIVAGTGNRSELTIGYFTKYGDGGVDFMPLTSFVKKEVVELAYKLGIPEIVITKPPTAGLWENQTDEQEMGMSYEELDNYILTGNGSERIKSRVDGMYQRSEHKRLPVPKFVPTEKGNM; this comes from the coding sequence ATGATAAATGTTGATAAGGTAATAGACGAAGCGGTGGAATGGATAAAAAGTATTGTGAAAGAGGCAGGCGCAAAAGGAGTTGTGTTCGGTCTTTCTGGTGGAATAGACTCTGCTGTTGTGGCAGCACTTTGTAAAAAAGCTTTTCCGGATGACTCTCTGGGAGTTATAATGCCCTGCTACAGCAACCCGGTGGATGAGGAGCATGCGCATCTTGTGGCTGACGCATTGAAGCTGGAAACTAAGACGGTGGTACTAAATGATGCTTTTGATGCAATGAAAGCTTTGCTAAGGGTGCAGGAAGGTGACCCAAGACTTGCAGTGGCAAACATTAAAGCAAGGCTCAGGATGATTACTGTTTATTATAATGCCGGAGTAAGGAATTATATTGTTGCAGGGACAGGCAACAGGAGCGAGCTTACAATAGGCTATTTCACAAAATACGGAGATGGTGGAGTAGACTTCATGCCCTTGACGAGTTTTGTAAAAAAAGAGGTAGTGGAACTGGCATATAAGCTGGGTATTCCAGAAATTGTAATTACTAAGCCACCGACAGCAGGGTTGTGGGAGAACCAGACCGATGAGCAGGAGATGGGCATGAGCTATGAAGAGCTTGACAACTACATACTCACGGGGAATGGGTCAGAACGTATAAAGAGCAGAGTGGATGGCATGTATCAAAGAAGTGAGCACAAGAGATTGCCTGTACCAAAGTTTGTACCGACAGAAAAAGGAAATATGTAG
- a CDS encoding sulfite exporter TauE/SafE family protein has product MLTILIGFASGIISGMGIGGGTILIPALVFIIGTKQQVAQSINLLVFIPSAIAALFVHAKKKNIEKGLLIKLAVTGCIGAVIGSLLAVNLDSNLLKKSFGVFLLIVGVYEITSKSKAANTKTGKEGFK; this is encoded by the coding sequence ATGCTCACAATACTTATTGGCTTTGCATCTGGCATCATCAGCGGTATGGGCATAGGCGGAGGAACAATTTTGATTCCCGCTCTGGTCTTCATAATCGGCACAAAACAGCAAGTCGCCCAAAGCATTAACCTATTAGTGTTCATACCCTCAGCAATAGCTGCGCTATTTGTACATGCAAAAAAAAAGAACATCGAAAAGGGTCTGCTCATAAAACTGGCGGTAACTGGCTGCATAGGTGCAGTAATAGGCTCTCTGCTTGCTGTAAATCTTGACTCCAACCTTTTAAAAAAATCCTTCGGAGTATTCCTCCTAATTGTGGGGGTTTATGAAATAACATCGAAAAGCAAAGCAGCCAATACAAAAACCGGGAAGGAAGGGTTCAAATGA
- a CDS encoding YebC/PmpR family DNA-binding transcriptional regulator, which produces MSGHSKWANIKRKKGKVDAVRGKIFTKIGKEIAIAAKNGADPSTNNKLADAVAKAKSNNMPSDTIQRAIKKGAGEMEGVNYEEIVYEGYAPGGVAVIVSTLTENRNRTAGDVRHIFDKNGGSMGVSGAVSWMFDKKGIIIVEKDGKIDEEELMMQALEAGAEDFNAEEDSFEILTSAESFSEVRQKLEELRIPMASAEVTMVPQNYISVTAEDDIKKINKMMDMFDDNDDVQDVYHNAELPEDDEE; this is translated from the coding sequence ATGTCCGGACATTCAAAATGGGCCAATATTAAGCGTAAAAAAGGCAAGGTGGATGCCGTTAGAGGTAAGATATTTACTAAGATAGGTAAGGAAATCGCAATTGCTGCCAAAAATGGTGCAGATCCAAGCACTAATAACAAGCTTGCGGATGCGGTAGCAAAAGCAAAGTCTAATAATATGCCCAGCGATACTATACAGAGAGCTATAAAGAAAGGCGCCGGAGAGATGGAAGGCGTGAACTACGAAGAAATAGTTTACGAAGGCTATGCTCCAGGCGGAGTGGCAGTTATTGTTTCCACGCTTACCGAGAATAGAAACAGGACAGCAGGAGACGTAAGGCACATATTTGACAAAAACGGCGGCAGCATGGGAGTTTCAGGAGCTGTTAGCTGGATGTTTGATAAGAAGGGTATTATCATCGTTGAGAAAGACGGAAAGATAGACGAGGAAGAGCTTATGATGCAAGCTCTTGAAGCAGGAGCAGAGGACTTCAATGCAGAAGAGGATTCCTTTGAAATATTGACTTCCGCAGAAAGCTTCTCAGAAGTAAGACAGAAGCTTGAAGAACTTCGAATACCAATGGCTTCCGCTGAAGTAACAATGGTACCGCAGAATTACATCTCAGTTACGGCTGAAGACGATATAAAAAAGATAAACAAAATGATGGATATGTTCGATGACAACGACGACGTGCAGGACGTTTACCACAACGCCGAACTGCCTGAGGATGATGAGGAATAG
- a CDS encoding substrate-binding domain-containing protein, translating to MKSNKSYIIGVIAVQMILLPLLLTVGSFVYSPIANLLSDAIREAGLGNDVQKLSHVLALVLCTLLASGAVGYIYSRQSKTKPDSSKARYIAPLIPIIYAFTFAFLAAVFSKGDYNSGWWGVYIFKNPMFLIFDIFLAFTGMNQLIPVAELTAYTSFALGFLLQEQVAKSGIKDTASRNIKALLVALCLAVIVFTGNSNRDVIDNGIIEMIYGESSVGKDLTEYDLLEIAPFREDNGLAKLDKEASLQFKEIDDMPRLDGATAAYPVYAAFVEAVYKGLGDYYNANKNNNDKDIYLAFVDSNQPPFDKIKCSKTDKAYERLIDGQTDIIFVAEPSKFQNELIKAKGDEFVLTPIGYEAFVFFTNVKNPVESLTIGQIQDIYLGKVTNWKKVGGQNREVLPYQRPENSGSQTVMENKVMKDLQMMGPTKESLVEGMGGIIKEVASYKNSRNSIGYSFMYYSSSMIRNNQIKYIGVNGIKPTTETVRNRTYPFTVPVYAVTLKSNTKEKVSKLIEWILSEEGQSLIEKTGYVPAIK from the coding sequence ATGAAATCAAACAAGAGCTATATAATTGGAGTCATCGCTGTGCAAATGATACTGCTTCCATTACTACTCACAGTAGGGAGCTTTGTTTATTCACCTATAGCAAATCTGTTGTCTGATGCTATTAGAGAAGCAGGGCTTGGAAATGATGTTCAGAAGCTTTCTCACGTATTGGCTTTAGTACTTTGTACACTATTAGCAAGTGGAGCGGTGGGCTACATATACTCAAGACAATCTAAAACTAAGCCTGACTCTTCAAAGGCAAGATACATAGCTCCTCTGATACCAATAATCTATGCTTTTACTTTTGCCTTTCTTGCTGCTGTATTTTCAAAAGGCGACTACAATTCAGGCTGGTGGGGAGTATATATTTTCAAAAACCCCATGTTTCTAATATTTGATATATTTCTTGCTTTTACCGGCATGAATCAATTGATTCCTGTAGCAGAGCTTACGGCCTATACAAGCTTTGCATTGGGGTTTCTGCTTCAGGAGCAAGTTGCCAAGTCGGGTATAAAGGATACTGCTTCAAGAAATATTAAAGCATTATTAGTGGCTTTATGCTTGGCTGTAATTGTATTTACAGGAAACAGCAACAGAGATGTAATAGACAATGGAATAATTGAGATGATATACGGCGAGTCGAGTGTCGGGAAGGACTTAACAGAATACGATCTGTTGGAAATAGCTCCATTCAGGGAGGATAACGGCTTAGCGAAGCTTGACAAAGAAGCCTCTCTACAGTTTAAGGAGATTGACGATATGCCACGCCTTGACGGTGCAACTGCTGCATATCCGGTATATGCTGCTTTTGTTGAAGCAGTGTACAAGGGACTGGGTGATTATTATAATGCAAATAAGAATAATAACGATAAGGATATATATCTTGCATTTGTTGATAGTAACCAGCCTCCCTTTGATAAAATAAAATGTTCAAAGACCGACAAGGCATATGAAAGACTGATAGATGGACAAACAGATATAATTTTTGTTGCTGAACCGTCAAAATTCCAAAATGAATTGATAAAGGCAAAGGGTGACGAATTTGTACTTACTCCTATCGGCTATGAAGCCTTTGTATTTTTCACAAATGTTAAAAATCCGGTGGAAAGCTTGACAATAGGGCAGATACAGGATATTTACTTAGGCAAGGTAACCAATTGGAAGAAAGTAGGCGGTCAAAACAGGGAGGTATTGCCCTATCAGCGGCCTGAGAACTCCGGCAGCCAGACAGTGATGGAGAACAAGGTAATGAAGGATCTTCAGATGATGGGACCTACGAAGGAATCTTTGGTAGAAGGCATGGGTGGTATTATCAAGGAGGTTGCAAGCTACAAAAATTCCAGGAACTCCATAGGCTACTCTTTTATGTACTATTCATCCTCGATGATTAGGAACAACCAGATAAAATATATTGGGGTAAATGGAATAAAGCCCACTACTGAAACGGTGAGAAACAGGACATACCCCTTTACTGTCCCTGTATATGCAGTGACCTTAAAGTCGAATACTAAGGAAAAGGTAAGCAAGCTTATAGAATGGATATTATCAGAGGAAGGCCAAAGCCTTATTGAAAAAACCGGCTATGTACCTGCAATAAAGTAA
- a CDS encoding protease modulator HflC, with protein MNTSNNLDHKNKSVFLDLLMKKLLIIFLLVLLTVVVVASMLVVQEDELVVITQFGKVERIINEPGLYFKLPLMQNTNSFTKKLSNYEVQPIKAFSKDKRNVVVTNYAVWKITEPHNFISNVQTIGGAEVLIESAVYSAVRQKYSGLSYDEIIKGTASGKDYNEEITAEVRKQLQGKGIDIVDVRLKRTGIPTDEEEAAYAKIKEDRERIAKQYVSTTENEASAIKAEADKEAKIIISKSYAASEEIKGQADAEAAKIYAKSYNQDPEFYKFTRTLESYKKTLKGNPTIIIPIDSPYTKYLIGK; from the coding sequence ATGAATACCTCCAATAACTTAGACCATAAAAATAAAAGCGTATTCTTAGATCTTCTGATGAAAAAGCTGCTTATAATATTCCTGCTGGTTCTTTTAACAGTTGTAGTTGTTGCAAGCATGTTAGTAGTGCAAGAGGACGAATTGGTTGTCATCACGCAATTCGGCAAGGTGGAGAGAATAATAAATGAGCCTGGACTGTATTTCAAGCTTCCACTTATGCAGAATACCAATTCATTTACCAAGAAGCTTTCAAATTACGAGGTCCAACCAATAAAAGCGTTTTCAAAGGATAAGAGGAATGTTGTTGTTACAAATTATGCAGTTTGGAAAATCACCGAGCCCCACAATTTCATCAGCAATGTCCAGACAATAGGAGGCGCCGAGGTTTTAATTGAAAGTGCAGTCTATTCTGCAGTAAGGCAAAAATACAGTGGGTTGTCCTATGATGAAATCATTAAAGGCACTGCTTCCGGCAAGGATTATAATGAGGAAATCACAGCGGAAGTCAGAAAACAGCTTCAAGGTAAAGGAATCGATATCGTGGATGTAAGGCTCAAAAGAACTGGGATTCCCACTGATGAAGAAGAGGCAGCCTACGCGAAAATAAAGGAAGACCGGGAAAGAATCGCAAAACAATACGTATCTACGACTGAAAATGAAGCTTCCGCAATAAAAGCAGAAGCTGATAAGGAAGCTAAAATAATCATATCGAAGTCCTATGCAGCCTCTGAAGAGATCAAAGGTCAAGCAGACGCAGAAGCAGCAAAGATATATGCGAAAAGCTACAACCAGGACCCTGAGTTCTATAAATTCACAAGAACTCTTGAATCTTATAAGAAGACATTAAAGGGTAACCCCACAATCATAATTCCAATAGATTCACCTTATACGAAATATCTGATTGGGAAATAA
- a CDS encoding sulfite exporter TauE/SafE family protein, with amino-acid sequence MFTCNNKTGIAKINTEKSYFKQQKNSKNGVNMNKNPSIVKTALIGLIVGLVNGVFGSGGGTILVPCLVFLMGIEDHKAHATAISIILPLSLISSFIYFSYDVIDLNLALKVAIGSVMGALVGSCLLNKVPVNALRKIFGIFMIIAAIRMVF; translated from the coding sequence ATGTTTACATGCAATAATAAAACAGGTATTGCAAAGATTAATACTGAAAAGTCGTATTTTAAGCAGCAAAAGAATTCTAAAAATGGAGTAAATATGAATAAAAACCCAAGCATAGTAAAAACTGCATTGATTGGCCTGATAGTGGGTCTTGTAAATGGTGTTTTCGGCTCAGGCGGCGGAACTATTCTTGTTCCCTGCCTTGTATTTCTTATGGGCATCGAGGATCACAAAGCTCATGCAACTGCAATTTCCATAATACTTCCTTTATCCCTAATAAGCTCTTTTATATACTTCAGTTATGATGTAATAGATCTTAATCTTGCTCTGAAGGTTGCGATAGGCTCAGTAATGGGTGCATTGGTTGGTTCCTGCTTGCTGAATAAGGTTCCTGTAAATGCCCTTAGGAAAATATTCGGCATATTCATGATAATTGCCGCTATAAGGATGGTGTTCTAA
- the hflK gene encoding FtsH protease activity modulator HflK — MKHDAILTEVFSLSRLITLFIAIIFVFCIFTSVYTVKDGEVGILRTFGRITEITQSGIHFKLPYPIQQAGAININKANIIEIGFNNIKKQKDDDLQKDSILITGDGNILWVNMLVEWKLTDPKAYLINAKAPDEILENAIIASLRSVIGNSTIDSVLGNGKIDAQIKTKEQLEKLIAKYNIGIQVLDVKIQEAHPPAQVQKSFDSVSDVIGQRNTLVSKAEEYKNQKLAAAASEAQKMSREAEAYSEEKLNKAKAETARFNSLYEQYKLSKDVTKTRLLIETLEEVLPGSNIYIMDDRSGAVKYIPIKELGGEE, encoded by the coding sequence GTGAAACACGATGCAATATTGACAGAAGTATTCAGTTTATCAAGACTGATAACGTTATTTATAGCAATTATATTTGTTTTTTGTATTTTTACATCAGTTTATACTGTTAAAGATGGCGAGGTAGGAATTCTGCGTACTTTTGGCAGAATAACAGAGATAACACAGTCAGGCATACATTTCAAGCTTCCCTATCCTATACAGCAGGCTGGAGCTATTAATATCAATAAGGCAAATATTATAGAGATCGGCTTCAATAATATAAAGAAACAGAAGGATGATGACCTGCAGAAGGATTCTATACTTATAACAGGGGATGGCAATATACTTTGGGTTAACATGCTTGTAGAGTGGAAGTTAACAGACCCAAAGGCTTACCTTATCAATGCCAAAGCCCCGGATGAAATACTTGAGAATGCAATAATAGCTTCCCTTAGATCAGTTATTGGGAATTCAACTATTGACTCAGTTTTGGGCAACGGGAAAATCGATGCACAGATAAAAACAAAGGAGCAGCTAGAAAAGCTCATTGCAAAATACAACATAGGCATACAGGTATTAGATGTAAAAATCCAGGAAGCTCATCCACCTGCTCAGGTTCAGAAATCCTTTGATAGTGTTTCTGATGTAATAGGGCAAAGAAACACCCTCGTATCGAAAGCTGAAGAGTATAAGAATCAGAAGCTTGCTGCTGCTGCAAGTGAGGCTCAAAAAATGTCAAGGGAAGCTGAGGCATATTCAGAGGAAAAACTCAATAAAGCTAAAGCCGAAACAGCAAGATTCAATAGCCTCTATGAGCAATACAAGCTGAGTAAGGATGTCACCAAGACAAGACTTCTAATCGAAACCCTTGAGGAAGTGCTTCCAGGCAGCAATATTTACATAATGGATGATCGCAGTGGTGCTGTCAAATATATTCCCATAAAAGAACTTGGAGGTGAAGAATAA